Within Pelotomaculum schinkii, the genomic segment ACGAAACCAGCCCAGGTTTATCTATTGTTTACAGCAACCCGGCATTGAAAAATAGTTAGCTCGTTTTTAATCAAGCTGCAAATTCGACCTTGACTTTTTCATTGTCCAGTTATACAATCATACGGTCGATATGTTGTAACTGGATACCAAAATCAGTCTTTGCTGAGATCTCCCCTAAAACCGTTTAGGGCACTTTGTAAAGTTTATTTTTTGTTTTATTCAACGCTTCGTAGTTTAGAGAAAGCGTTCAGCTAGTTAATACCCGTTAATCATCACCTCGATCATGTGCAGCATCGGCATCAGCAACGTCGTAAAACGACGTAAGCATGCGGTTTTTTGGTATGTCCAGTGCAAAAGCAGGTTCCAACTGACCGGAGAAGGGGCTTTCATCTAGCGGAACCACTGCTAAATTTTGTCCTGGTCCCGATAGATAAGAAGTCTAGATAAGAATAATTTCCTTTAGTGACACGTTTCTATCAACAAAAAAGGAGCGTCTGGTGTTTTAAGCTCATCAGAGGCGTGTTGATTTATTGTCTTGTCGCAGACAAGATTTAGGTCATCACAGGCGGCAAGGATTCGTTAAAACAGCTTATCTTATTTGTTCGATTTTTATTTAAGCGTTTTTTTGTTTTCAGAGTTTTCCAAGAATGTGTTGATCAATTCAGTGCGGCAGTGTACTGGTAGTTATGATGTATTTTATTGTGAAGTGCTTTTTAAGGAATCCTGTAAAGTCTATGACTTTAATCGCCGTAACTGGTGGCAGTATAGTTATGCAAAGTATTGGGCTGGTTAGTTTCGAAAGCTAATAACATGAGGACACTGTCCTTCGGAATGGTTTGTTTGCCCACTCACAAATTCCAGATAAAGGATCGGTGTTGCTCTTTTTTTTTGCTGTTTTTTTCAAGATTTATTGGTCTAAAGCCACTCAATTATTAGGTTCTACTGTACCTGAGTTAACATAGTCCATAGTAATATCATTAACAGCTGGGAATAACATCTAAAACATACTAAACTAATACAGGCTATAGTAGTATACTAAAAAAATAATAATGCTGTAGAATAGAACCATCATGTTACAAAAATCACTTTTTATCGCAAAAAAATAATTATACAATTGCTCTCGTTCATTAATATAACTTATTGACATTAAAATTTACTTCTTCTTTTATGAGCGTATGTCAATAACTATTTATTCCATTGTATAGTACTATATTTAAAAAATCAAGTTCATTTTTGTTTGTAAATGGGTATGCTTGGCCATATGTAGTTATTTAACTTAAATAACTCATTAAAGCTAACCATAACAGTCCCTTTCTCTTCTTTTTGGACAATATCCCAATTTGCCTAAAAGTTTTTTTACATACGGTCATAATAAAATGAGATCGGAGTGAGTTTAGTGATTGAAGTAATGTTTCCTAATTTTTACAGATCGAAAAATTGACCACAAAGAGACAATACTCTTCGAATTAAAACCCTCGTCAATAGGATCACCAACATTAAGGTATCGGATTTAATCTTTACGTTTTCAAAATTTTAAAAAGTCTGACGTTACTAAATACAACAATTTGTTTTTTATAGTATTAAAGGTTAAACCACAAGAAAACACATCCCTATCCTGGCATAATATAGTTGCCAAACACAAAACCAGGCCAGGATAAACGGATGTTTTTCTGATTTTATGGATATTTATAAAAAAGCGATTTCGACATCAATTGCTACAAATGTCTGGTTTTAAACTATTTATTTTTTAAACAACCTATTATATAATATAACAAGTATATATTCTAATATATACTACTTTAGTTTGTGCTAGTATGCTGTGTTTAACTAACGTACTTCCTTATGTCAAAGGAGGAATAACATGAGAATTGCGGTTCTGATGAAACAAACTTTTGACACTGCGGCAATAATCAGTTTGGATGCCAATGGGCAAATTGAGCGCCAGGGTGTCAACCTGATTATCAATCCCTACGACGAATTTGCCGTTGAAGAGGCTCTGCGGCTTAAGGAGAAGCACGGCGGGGAAGTTACAGTCATTTCGGCAGGAGCGCCGGAAACCCAGGACGCCATGCTCCAGGCCCTGGCCATGGGGGCCGATAAAGCAATACTGGTTACTGACGACAATATGGCCGGCAGCGACGAATATGCCGCCGCTCTGGTACTGTCCAAAGTCCTGGGCGGCCTGGAGTTTGACCTGTTGCTGGCGGGCTGGCGCGCTGTTGATGACGGTTCCGCTCAAGTGGCGGTAAGAGTGGCCGAATTGCTTGGCTTGCCCCAGGTAAATGTTGTCACCAGTCTCACCATTGAGGACGCCAAAGCTGTTGCCACCAGGGATATTGAAGGCGGCAGCGAGGTCGTGGAGGTCCCCCTGCCGGCCTTGATTACCGCCCAAAAGGGCCTCAACGAGCCACGCTACCCTACCATGCGGGGGATCATGCAGGCCAAGAAAAAACCTTTCCAAAAGCTTTCTTTGTCCGAACTCGGCCTTGATGCCGCTCAAATAGCGCCAAAAGTGAAGGCGATTTCTTATTTCCTGCCCGCGCCCCGGGCCGCCTGCAAGCTTGTGCCCGGCGAAGCGCCGGAAGCGGCGCGTGAATTATGCCGTATCTTACGGGAAACAGCCAAAATTATCTAAGGAGGGAAAAGCCACATGGCAAAGGGTATCTGGATTTTTGCAGAGCACCGTGATGGAAAAATAAAAAAAGTAACCCTTGAACTGTTAAGCGCCGGCCGCAAGCTTGCAAAAGAGACCGGTGAAGAAGTGAGCGCCCTCCTTTTCGGCAAAGGAGTTTCCGGTTTGGCTTCCACGCTGGCAGAATATGGCGCCGATAAAGTCTACCTGGCTGATGACGATATGCTGGCCCAATATACTACCGATGCCTACAGCAAGGCGCTGAGCGACCTGATTATGGAAAAAGAGCCTTCCCTGTTGTTGATTGGCTGCACCGTGCTGGGCCGCGACCTGGCCGCCAGGGTGGCCCAGAAAGTAAAGACCTGTCTTATGTCCGATTGCACCGGCGTGGAACTAAGCGGCGGGCAGCTTGTCTTTGTGCGTCCGGTTTATGCCGGCAAGGCTTTCGTAAAGGCGGTATGCCCCGAGCTAAAGCCCGTGATGGCTACGGTTCGCCCCAATGTGCTCATTGCTGACGAGCC encodes:
- a CDS encoding electron transfer flavoprotein subunit alpha/FixB family protein; protein product: MAKGIWIFAEHRDGKIKKVTLELLSAGRKLAKETGEEVSALLFGKGVSGLASTLAEYGADKVYLADDDMLAQYTTDAYSKALSDLIMEKEPSLLLIGCTVLGRDLAARVAQKVKTCLMSDCTGVELSGGQLVFVRPVYAGKAFVKAVCPELKPVMATVRPNVLIADEPRAGRGAEVVNVAVYLEKTDLRQVIKEVVMQISTRPELTEANIIVSGGRGMKGPENYKILEELADVLGAAVGASRAAVDSGWIPQSFQVGQTGKTVSPALYIACGISGSTMHLAGMSSSKCIVAINKDPEADIFKVADYGIVGDLFEVVPLLTEECKKLLAS
- a CDS encoding electron transfer flavoprotein subunit beta/FixA family protein, which produces MRIAVLMKQTFDTAAIISLDANGQIERQGVNLIINPYDEFAVEEALRLKEKHGGEVTVISAGAPETQDAMLQALAMGADKAILVTDDNMAGSDEYAAALVLSKVLGGLEFDLLLAGWRAVDDGSAQVAVRVAELLGLPQVNVVTSLTIEDAKAVATRDIEGGSEVVEVPLPALITAQKGLNEPRYPTMRGIMQAKKKPFQKLSLSELGLDAAQIAPKVKAISYFLPAPRAACKLVPGEAPEAARELCRILRETAKII